In Simplicispira sp. 125, one DNA window encodes the following:
- a CDS encoding prepilin-type N-terminal cleavage/methylation domain-containing protein encodes MAFPPVHPSRPARGFTLVELLVALAILALMALLSWRGIDGMVRAQEQTRQRSDQLLVLQAALTQWGTDLDALLPLPHTTPLDWDGQVLRITRRSTAMPDEGALVVAWARRDVGGTSQWLRWQSPPLRTRGAWEQAWQQAAQWARNPGEADRRAEVALLPLADWKVFYFRSDAWTNPMSSSGPPAADAATASVLIPDGVRLQLDLPPGQGLAGQITRDWVSPLKGGGKT; translated from the coding sequence ATGGCATTCCCACCCGTCCATCCATCCCGCCCGGCACGGGGGTTCACGCTGGTCGAATTGCTGGTGGCCCTGGCCATCCTGGCGCTGATGGCCCTGCTCAGCTGGCGCGGCATAGATGGCATGGTGCGCGCACAAGAACAAACCCGCCAGCGCAGCGACCAGTTGCTGGTGTTGCAGGCCGCGCTCACGCAGTGGGGCACCGACCTGGACGCGCTGCTGCCCTTGCCGCACACCACGCCGCTCGACTGGGACGGCCAGGTGCTGCGCATCACCCGGCGCAGCACTGCGATGCCCGACGAGGGCGCCCTGGTGGTGGCCTGGGCCCGCCGCGACGTGGGCGGCACCAGCCAGTGGTTGCGCTGGCAGTCGCCGCCGCTGCGCACGCGCGGCGCCTGGGAGCAGGCCTGGCAACAGGCCGCCCAGTGGGCGCGTAACCCGGGCGAAGCCGACCGGCGCGCCGAAGTCGCCCTGCTGCCGCTGGCCGACTGGAAAGTTTTCTATTTCCGCAGCGACGCCTGGACCAACCCCATGTCCAGCAGCGGCCCACCGGCCGCCGATGCCGCCACGGCCAGTGTGCTGATTCCCGATGGCGTGCGCCTGCAGCTCGACCTGCCCCCCGGCCAGGGGCTGGCCGGGCAGATCACACGCGACTGGGTCAGCCCCCTCAAGGGAGGCGGCAAGACATGA
- the gspK gene encoding type II secretion system minor pseudopilin GspK gives MSTRQRGAALLAAMLTVTLVATFAAAALWQQWRSIEVETAERARVQSAWILLGALDWSRLILIEDGRAGGADHLAEPWAVPLEEARLSTFLAADRNVAQQTDASTDTRDAFLSGQIIDLQSRLNLTNLVQGGTVNESALAQFGRLFNQLGLPASELATLVQGLRAAQAPAESGSQAPLMPQTLGQLTWLGVSPATVAVLAPHAALLPERRQVNLNTAGVEVLLASIEGLDMAGANKIVAVREMQHFKTLEDVNALLGQVTRVSSNDHAVSSSYFEVHGRLRLDDVTVQERSMVRRLGLEVTTVWRERGAALRSNPTMARENRP, from the coding sequence ATGAGCACCAGACAACGCGGCGCGGCCCTGCTGGCAGCCATGCTGACCGTGACGCTGGTCGCCACCTTTGCCGCCGCTGCCCTGTGGCAGCAGTGGCGCTCCATCGAGGTGGAGACCGCCGAACGCGCGCGCGTGCAATCGGCCTGGATTTTGCTGGGCGCGCTCGACTGGTCGCGCCTGATCCTCATCGAGGATGGCCGCGCCGGGGGCGCCGACCACCTGGCCGAACCCTGGGCGGTGCCGCTGGAAGAAGCCCGCCTGTCCACCTTTTTGGCCGCCGACCGCAACGTGGCCCAGCAAACCGACGCCAGCACCGACACCCGGGACGCTTTTCTGTCCGGCCAGATCATCGACCTGCAGTCACGCCTGAACCTGACCAACCTGGTCCAGGGCGGTACGGTGAATGAATCGGCACTGGCCCAGTTTGGCCGTCTGTTCAACCAGTTGGGCCTGCCCGCGTCCGAGCTGGCCACCCTGGTGCAAGGGCTGCGCGCCGCCCAGGCACCCGCCGAAAGCGGCAGCCAGGCGCCCCTGATGCCGCAAACCCTGGGCCAGCTGACCTGGCTGGGAGTCTCGCCCGCCACGGTGGCCGTGCTGGCCCCGCATGCCGCGCTGCTGCCCGAGCGCAGACAGGTGAACCTGAACACCGCCGGGGTCGAGGTGCTGCTTGCCAGCATCGAGGGCCTGGACATGGCGGGCGCCAACAAAATCGTGGCCGTACGGGAGATGCAGCATTTCAAAACGCTGGAGGACGTGAACGCCCTGCTGGGGCAAGTCACCCGGGTCAGCAGCAACGACCATGCGGTGTCGTCCTCGTATTTCGAGGTGCATGGCCGCTTGCGCCTGGACGACGTGACGGTGCAGGAACGTTCCATGGTGCGCCGCCTGGG
- the gspI gene encoding type II secretion system minor pseudopilin GspI, protein MTSGSQQGGFTLVEVLVALGIVAIALTAGTQATSALTRNAQRQSDVLLAHLCAENELVKIRLSRQMPAIGDDLQSCEQAGRRFDVSLVVRPTPNPSFRRVDAQVLDGTYPVLRLSTIVGRR, encoded by the coding sequence AGCAAGGCGGATTCACGCTGGTGGAGGTGCTGGTGGCGCTGGGCATCGTGGCCATTGCGCTCACGGCCGGCACACAGGCCACCTCGGCCCTTACGCGCAACGCGCAGCGCCAGTCCGATGTACTGCTGGCACACCTGTGCGCCGAGAACGAACTCGTCAAAATACGCCTGTCGCGGCAAATGCCCGCCATTGGCGACGACCTGCAGTCCTGCGAGCAGGCCGGGCGCCGTTTTGATGTGAGCCTCGTCGTGCGCCCCACCCCCAACCCGAGCTTCCGGCGCGTGGATGCGCAGGTGCTCGATGGCACGTACCCGGTGCTGCGCCTGTCTACCATCGTCGGGCGCCGCTGA